AATGTCTTCCATCATCTACTTTCAATTTATCTTTACCTTCTGCATAAGAAAGAGATATTCTACTATTATCAAATTTATAGCCAGCTCTTATTCTATGTTCATTGATATCTTCTCTAAAATCTGTTATTGTAGAAAAATCATCTCCTACAAAATCAATATCAGTATTAGAAAAACCTAAATCATATTTTTTAGTTTCAAAATCTATTGAATATTGTTTCATAGATAAATCATTTACATTTTTTCCACTATTAGTTTTTGTAGTAAATCTTTTATCATCAGTATATTTTAAACTTAAATTGGTATCTTCATCAAATTTTATTCCTAAGCCTGTTATAAATTGTTCTCCACTTTTATTTTTTTCACCAAATGGATTTTTAGCTCTTTTATACCCTATGTCATAAGTGCTTACTGTTGATTTCCCATCAAAAACTAGACTGTTATCAAATTTTATATAATCACTTTTTGTAATCAATCTTCTTTCTTCATTATTTTTATTTCCTGAAAAATTATATTTTTGAATTTCAGCTTTAAATTTATTGGTTATATCAAAATTTTCAGTTTTATATAAGAATAAATCATTATTCAATTTTAAATTTATAAGACTAGTTTTATCTGATGAAGCATCAAATTCATCTTGTCTAAATGTACCATCTATTCCAAAAGTTCCAATGCTTCCTAATGGTAAATTTTGTCTTCCTAATTGTATTTCATAGAATTTTGATTTATTTTCATATTTTCTATATGTTCCATCAAAAAGTCCTTCTCTTGACCAAATTTCAGAAGTAGTTTTACCAAAGCCTACTCTATAAGTTTCATTATCATTAGATAAATTTAAGTCTGCTCTTCTTTCTAAATTATTGTTATAAAGAATATTTTCAAATCTGTTAAATTCTGCAAGTCTATTAGTACCTAATACAGTAGCTCTATAAGTATCTTTTGCAGTATCCAATTTTCTATCTAAAAAATTATATGAAACAGAAGGTGTAAATGTATAATTTCCGACCTTATAATTTCCCAAAGAGGCTTTTATATTTTCAAAATTATTAAATTCATATTTTGCAACTGTTGTTGGCGTATAAGAAAAATCTATACCTAAAACATTTCTTTTTCTAGCAGAAGTATTGATATCTTCTTCCCAGAAATTAAAATTTCTATAATCATCTCCTCTTCTTTTATCATAAGATATATTTAAACCATTTTCTTTTAATAAAAAATCTGCTCCAATTCTTTCATTTCTTGACATAGTATCATTTCTTGTAGAACCTGGGTCCATATCATATAAATAATCATATCTAGCTGTCAGTTTATATTTATCATTATCTTTTGTCAATGAAAGGTTAGTATATAAATCATGATCTATTGTAGAACCATAAGATATATCATCTATTTTATCATAAACTAAAAGACCATAGGCTTTTTTATCACTGACTAAATTCATTTTTCCAGTGAAACTTAAATCTTTAGCCTCACCTAAATTAAATAAATTAGCATCCAAATTATAGAAACCTATATTTTTATCAAACTTAAATCTATCTAGTCCAAGTGATGAATAAACATTATTGTTATCAAATTTTTCCATAACATCAGTTAAATTTCCAACCATACTTCTTGTTGAATTTTGTGATATAAAGTGAAAACTTCCATTTTCTCCATCGTAATCGTGTGTTAGCTCCACTCTATATCTTTTACGTCTTTTTTCATAATCTTGTAATTCATTTGCATTTTTAGGCTCAGATTTTTCTTTTGCATAAATTAACCAATCATCTATATTTAATCTTGTTTCTCCTGCATTATCAAATCTGTACCAATTTTCCCATCTTCCAACCAATATACCCATCTTATCTGCAAACTTAGGAGCAAATCCTCCTCTGAATTTGTCTTTTCTGTTTCCATAAAGAAATCCCATAGAAGTCGCAGTTCCATAGTTATCATCTGATTGTAAAGTTATGAATAAAGGTACCTTTGAACCTGATCTAATATTTGCTCTAAACCAAGGAAAAGTAAAAGGCATAACATCTTTTGCTCCTATAAAAAGGTCAGAGTTTTTTAATGTTATCTGTTTATCTGGCTCAACTAATACATCTGATGAAAATATATGGTATCCAGCTTTTTGTGGTTCTTTTTGAAAATTAACTATATTAAAATCTGTTGTTACCCAACTATCTTTTGCATATATTTTTTCATCTTCATATTTTATATATGGGCTTCCAAAATAAATTTTGTCATTAGGTGCTTCTGCTCCTGTCATTTTAGCAACATTTATATAAGCAAAACTATTATAAAATTCTCCTCTTTCATCTTTTTGAGAAACTTTACCACTTTCAGTTTCAATTTTTATATTTCCCGTTGGTTGACTTATATTCATTAAAGCATTATTTGTAAATGTTATCTCACCCGTCACTGGATCTCTTTGTAATCTATAAAATAGACCTTTCATATTCCCATTAGTAACTGCAACCCCACTTTCTGATGTCATAGTATTATCATTTAAATCTATAACAACTTCATCTGAATCAGCAGTTGCATTATCTGAATAGGAATTATTATTTATTATTATAGCTGATAGAATTAGTAAAAAAATGAATTTTCTTTTCATTAAAATTCTCCCTAAAATTAAATTTATGTTAAAGATTATACCACAATTCTTTTAGTTTTTAAAATTTAATTATCTATTATTATTTTTAAACTCTCTTTTTAAATTTCTTTCTTGATCTTTTTTAGCTATACTTTCTCTCTTATCATAAGTTTTTTTACCTTTTGCTATTGCAATTTGAATTTTCACATAGCCTTTTGATAAGTGAACATCTAAGGGAACTATTGTATAACCTTTTATTTTTACTTTTTCATGAATTTTTTTTATTTCTTTTCTATGTAAAAGTAATTTTCTAACTCTTCTTTCCTCTGGATTATAAACACTTCCAAACTCCCAAGGAACAACTGACATTCCCATTATAAATATTTCATCATTTATAATTCTGACAAAAGATTCTTTTATACTCACTTTCCCTGCTTTAATTGATTTTACTTCACTGCCTTTTAACTCAATTCCAGCCTCATATTTTTCTTCTATAAAATAATCAAAAAAAGCTTTTTTATTATTTGCAATTATCATAATTTCCTCTCTTTAAAATATATCTTTTAGTGGCATTACAGAGATTTCTAAGGTTAATAAATCTGCTCTTTCTAAAACAGCCTCAACTTTATCTCCTAAATTAAAGACTGTATCACTTTCTCTATCCACCATACAATAATTTTCTTCATCAAATACATAGTAATTAGGTGAAGTTGTAACATCCCAGCTACATTCTATATGCTCATCAGTTTCAAAAAATACTTTTCTTGGTGCAAAACCAGTAACCATAACAGTAAGTTTTTCTCCAACTCTCTTTTGCATATATTCAACAAGTTTTATTCTCACACTTTCATCTTCTGCTTTCATAGCCACTCTTTCTGTTTTAGAAATATGTTGTGCTATCTCATCTAAATCTGCTTCTTTAAATGGTTTTATAGAATTATCTATTGTTGAAAATAATACTCTATGAACCATTAAATCAGCATATCTTCTTATAGGAGAAGTAAAATGTGTATAATGTGAGGAAGCTAATCCAAAGTGTCCTATATCTTCAACTGTATATCTTGCTTGTTTTAAAGATGTTAATATAGTTTTATGGACTAACATACTTGTTTCTTTATTCCTAGACCTTTCAATAATTTCTTGAAATTGTTTAGGATGAATATTATCAAAGTTTGGTATCTTATATCCAAATTTTGCCAATATTTCATTTAATTTAACTATTTTTTCTCTATCGGGTTTTTCATGAGTTCTATAAATTGAGGCAAGTTCTAACCAAAATATCCTTTCTGCAACAGTTTCATTGGCTGCTATCATAAAATCCTCAATGATTTTTTCTCCCTCTCCTCTATCTTTCAAATATACTTTTTCAACTTTTTCATCTTTATCTAAAACAACTTTTAATTCAGGAAGCTCAAAATCAATACTTCCTCTTTTATGTTTTTTTGCTCTTAATATCTTAGATAATTCAAGCATTTGTTTTAACATTTCATAGATATCTGAATATTCATTTATTAAATCCTTATCTCCATCTAAAATACCATTTACAGCTTTATAAGTCATTCTATGAACAGATTTTATTACTGATTTGTATACTTCATAATTTACAACTTTACCTTTTAAATCTATTTCCATTTCACAAGAAAAGGTTAATTTTTCTTCTTTTTCATTTAAAGAACAAATACCATTTGAAATTTCCTTTGGAAACATTGGTAAAACTCTATCAACTAAATAAACAGAATTTCCTCTATTTCTTGCTTCTAAGTCAAGAACTGTATCTTTTTTTACATAGTATGAAACATCTGCTATCGCAACTATCAATTTATAATTCCCATTTTCTAATTTTTCAACATATACAGCATCATCTAAGTCTTTTGCATCTGCTCCATCTATTGTTATTATAGATAAATTTGTTAAATCTTTTCTATTTGTATAATCTATTTTAGAATTTGCTATGATAGTATTGGTTTGTTGCATTGCCTCTGATGAGAAATTTTCACTTAAATTTTCTCTAAAAATTAAGGCTTCTATCATATTTTTACTATTTGTTGATGACCCTAAAATTTTTATAACCTTGCCTTCTGGTTTCCTACTGTTATCACCCCAAAATGTTATCTCAACAGCAACTAAATCTTTATTAGCAGCATTTTTAATTTGAGAATTTGGTATATAGATATCCCTTCCAAATGAGCCTGTTGGCATAACAAAGGCAAAATCTTTACTTCTTTCTAAAATACCTATAACTGTATTTTTTCTTCTTTCAATTATCTTTACAACTCTACCTTCTGCTCCTTTATCATTTCTTTTCTTTTCTGTTAATTCTACTAAAACTGTATCTCCATCTAAGGCATTATTAAATTCTTCTTTTGGAATAAATATTCCTTCTTTTTCTATCGAATCTTCTCTATCAACAAAAGCAAATCTATTTTTTATAATTCTAAAAATTCCTTTTACATAACCTAAATTTTCTGGTAATGAAAATCTATTTTTTTTACTCAAAATTAAATCTCCTGAATCAACCCAAGACATAAGTATAGCTTTATAATCTTTTTTATCTTGTTCTGTCCAATCAAGAAAACTTGAAATTTGCTCAAAAGTTAAGTATTTGACATCCTTTAAAAGCTCTTTTACTTTTTCTAAATCTTTTTCTAAATTCATAATTCCTCCCTCTATTGCAAATATAATTATTTATTCAGTTCTTTTAAAATTTCTTTTTTAAATTTATAAGTATTAGGATGAGATTTTTTCCCTATACTTTCTAAATATTTTTCCTTATGCTCTATTTCCATAAGTATTCCCTTATCTAAATTTTTAAATGTTTCTTCTCTTATTTCCACAACACTTGGATAATTTCTTCCATATTCTATGGCATCTGCAATATATACAATTTTTTCAACCAATGTCATATTTTTTGCTCCAATAGTATGATATTTTATTGCATTTAAAATTTCTTTATCATTTATTCCTAATTCAGTCTTAACATAGTATGACCCTGCAAAGCCGTGTAATATTTCATTATTTTCTAAATCTTCTTCTGATAACTCATTCATAAAATTATTTTTACAAATATTTTTTATATATTCCATATCCATTTCTTTACATATATCGTGAAGTAATGCAGCCACTTTACATTTTTCAATATCAGCATTATATATCTTTGCTAGCTTCTCTGACATCTCAACAACACCAAGTGTATGTGTAAATCTTTTTAAACTCATCTTTGATTTTACTATTTCTTTTAACTCATTA
This Fusobacterium animalis 7_1 DNA region includes the following protein-coding sequences:
- the smpB gene encoding SsrA-binding protein SmpB, whose translation is MIIANNKKAFFDYFIEEKYEAGIELKGSEVKSIKAGKVSIKESFVRIINDEIFIMGMSVVPWEFGSVYNPEERRVRKLLLHRKEIKKIHEKVKIKGYTIVPLDVHLSKGYVKIQIAIAKGKKTYDKRESIAKKDQERNLKREFKNNNR
- the rnr gene encoding ribonuclease R, with the protein product MNLEKDLEKVKELLKDVKYLTFEQISSFLDWTEQDKKDYKAILMSWVDSGDLILSKKNRFSLPENLGYVKGIFRIIKNRFAFVDREDSIEKEGIFIPKEEFNNALDGDTVLVELTEKKRNDKGAEGRVVKIIERRKNTVIGILERSKDFAFVMPTGSFGRDIYIPNSQIKNAANKDLVAVEITFWGDNSRKPEGKVIKILGSSTNSKNMIEALIFRENLSENFSSEAMQQTNTIIANSKIDYTNRKDLTNLSIITIDGADAKDLDDAVYVEKLENGNYKLIVAIADVSYYVKKDTVLDLEARNRGNSVYLVDRVLPMFPKEISNGICSLNEKEEKLTFSCEMEIDLKGKVVNYEVYKSVIKSVHRMTYKAVNGILDGDKDLINEYSDIYEMLKQMLELSKILRAKKHKRGSIDFELPELKVVLDKDEKVEKVYLKDRGEGEKIIEDFMIAANETVAERIFWLELASIYRTHEKPDREKIVKLNEILAKFGYKIPNFDNIHPKQFQEIIERSRNKETSMLVHKTILTSLKQARYTVEDIGHFGLASSHYTHFTSPIRRYADLMVHRVLFSTIDNSIKPFKEADLDEIAQHISKTERVAMKAEDESVRIKLVEYMQKRVGEKLTVMVTGFAPRKVFFETDEHIECSWDVTTSPNYYVFDEENYCMVDRESDTVFNLGDKVEAVLERADLLTLEISVMPLKDIF
- the yqeK gene encoding bis(5'-nucleosyl)-tetraphosphatase (symmetrical) YqeK, whose translation is MKYNFNELKEIVKSKMSLKRFTHTLGVVEMSEKLAKIYNADIEKCKVAALLHDICKEMDMEYIKNICKNNFMNELSEEDLENNEILHGFAGSYYVKTELGINDKEILNAIKYHTIGAKNMTLVEKIVYIADAIEYGRNYPSVVEIREETFKNLDKGILMEIEHKEKYLESIGKKSHPNTYKFKKEILKELNK